One Heliomicrobium gestii genomic region harbors:
- a CDS encoding motility associated factor glycosyltransferase family protein, translated as MPIIDDKSGSSGKQPPVEYWLTNLAALQRHRAPLYRQLDTYARELGLSVENLPQGIFGKTFELLPCRRQGWTLVYKQNEQKAYLHSQYDPLREAADWARSTLAGHNRQQQGNKDHLIVMGIGLGYHVTELVQHKTIEGYIVAVDSSLEHLIAALSVQDWSEALANPSFILAVGPDSKDFSEFLASAISFYEVDSVRIVDYRPVVRLDEAFYQKIIEDVLFVLNQISAELATLMHFSEQWLENIFNNLPVLCRSAGIADFAGKFKGVPAIVVAAGPSLNKVLPELRRWKEKALLFVVGTALKPVMKAGIEPDFIVSIDGGSPNYYHFTDGEANEPLSIKTPLIYDPKVFWHICNIHEGPKIAAVTSDFMGEWLYAFGPYLEQKVAAGPSVTNVAFELARRMGCNPIFLTGLDLCYQTGFTHAEGTAWRKTEAKSERKLLPTVNMFGEPVNTTWAFQIFKDWFEKEIPKTPDVRAYNASVGGLAIEGAPYATNDQIEALLDGAADLSEVREQIRELLATTPPIIDRDRLKADLGGLQEELDRAKKLAQRARDLSKRMGRLYDRKEPGAIERRIGGMLKELETIDEELKGMGNMNVMLALPFQSLYFEYFRRIEVPEDADERATGLKVSEAGRILYDSIVKMAEKYHKMLSKTLERFGEEQSG; from the coding sequence ATGCCGATTATTGATGATAAAAGCGGTAGCAGCGGCAAACAGCCGCCGGTGGAATACTGGCTGACCAATTTGGCCGCACTCCAAAGGCACAGGGCTCCGCTCTATCGACAGTTGGACACCTACGCCCGAGAACTGGGATTATCCGTAGAAAATCTCCCGCAAGGCATCTTCGGCAAAACCTTCGAACTGTTGCCCTGCCGGCGCCAGGGGTGGACACTGGTGTACAAGCAGAATGAGCAAAAGGCCTACCTGCACAGCCAGTACGACCCCTTGCGGGAAGCCGCTGATTGGGCGCGCAGCACCTTGGCGGGACATAACCGCCAACAGCAAGGAAATAAAGACCACCTGATTGTGATGGGAATCGGGTTGGGTTATCATGTGACAGAATTGGTGCAGCACAAAACGATCGAAGGGTATATCGTTGCTGTCGATTCTTCGCTTGAGCACCTGATCGCCGCCTTGTCGGTTCAAGATTGGTCAGAAGCGTTGGCGAATCCTTCTTTCATCCTTGCCGTTGGACCGGACAGCAAAGATTTTTCCGAATTCCTGGCCAGCGCGATCAGTTTTTATGAAGTGGATTCTGTTCGCATCGTCGATTATCGGCCAGTCGTGCGGCTGGATGAGGCCTTTTATCAGAAGATCATTGAAGATGTTTTGTTTGTCCTAAATCAAATCAGCGCCGAATTGGCGACGTTGATGCACTTTTCCGAGCAGTGGCTGGAGAATATCTTCAATAACCTTCCTGTGCTGTGCCGTTCCGCCGGGATTGCAGATTTCGCCGGAAAGTTCAAAGGGGTTCCGGCGATTGTCGTCGCTGCGGGGCCGTCGCTCAACAAGGTCCTGCCGGAGTTGCGCCGTTGGAAGGAAAAAGCCCTGCTCTTTGTCGTGGGAACCGCCTTGAAGCCGGTCATGAAAGCCGGCATCGAACCGGACTTTATCGTCAGCATCGACGGCGGCTCGCCGAATTACTATCACTTTACCGACGGTGAAGCGAATGAACCCTTGTCGATAAAAACCCCGCTGATTTACGATCCGAAGGTATTTTGGCACATCTGCAACATCCACGAAGGCCCCAAGATTGCCGCCGTCACCAGCGACTTTATGGGCGAGTGGCTCTACGCCTTTGGGCCTTATCTGGAGCAAAAAGTCGCCGCCGGTCCCTCCGTCACTAACGTGGCCTTTGAATTGGCTCGCCGGATGGGGTGCAACCCCATTTTCCTCACTGGTCTGGATCTGTGTTATCAGACGGGCTTTACCCATGCGGAAGGAACAGCCTGGCGCAAAACAGAAGCAAAATCGGAGCGGAAGTTGCTGCCGACAGTGAACATGTTTGGCGAACCCGTCAACACAACCTGGGCCTTCCAGATTTTCAAGGATTGGTTTGAGAAAGAGATCCCCAAAACGCCCGATGTCCGCGCCTATAACGCGAGTGTCGGCGGCCTGGCCATTGAAGGCGCCCCCTATGCGACAAATGACCAGATCGAAGCGCTGCTCGATGGCGCAGCCGATTTGAGCGAGGTCAGGGAGCAGATCCGCGAGCTATTGGCGACAACACCGCCCATCATCGATCGCGATCGATTGAAGGCTGATCTGGGGGGCTTGCAGGAAGAACTGGACCGCGCCAAAAAGCTGGCGCAGCGGGCCCGCGATCTCTCCAAACGGATGGGACGGCTGTACGATCGCAAGGAACCGGGCGCGATTGAGCGCAGGATCGGCGGGATGCTGAAAGAGTTGGAGACGATCGATGAAGAACTGAAGGGCATGGGCAATATGAATGTGATGCTCGCCTTGCCTTTTCAGAGTCTGTATTTCGAGTATTTTCGGCGGATCGAGGTTCCGGAAGACGCCGATGAACGCGCGACCGGCCTGAAGGTGTCTGAAGCCGGTCGTATCCTCTACGACTCCATCGTCAAGATGGCGGAAAAATACCACAAGATGTTAAGCAAGACCCTCGAGAGATTCGGTGAAGAACAGTCAGGATAG
- the fliD gene encoding flagellar filament capping protein FliD, whose product MSNLQISGLVSGIDTKGIIDKLMAVESQPLVQMERQKKILQFRKDAFFEFKLKMNSLRDKAETLYRNTGFSATTGTTSDTSVATVKTGTNAVAGTYNLDVTTLATNARISGKESMMGVLAATNAALTGSSAVAAADSSVKFSDFAASNSLSNVQSGQFTINGVSITVVKGADTVNSVLNKINDSNAGVTASINSSNQIVLTQKTAGKSQTITLGSDSSGFLAATGLNSGTARTGQDSPELRTLDSINTDPDYAGTGTIFTGGFFKINGYTISYSTSDTVQSILNKINNGATGVTAFYDRNKGQISFTSEQTGANQQIVLDEPGGAGAHGNFLHAMLGADASKNMADGAFDWATDAPNAKKVAGTDATFKINGADMKSSNNTVSFNGMDISLLKQGATTTITVNPDLDKVTQNIHDFVDKYNETVDYLYNKLGEKSYLYHASGQDANTNPTDDELKTGLLKSQSIVRDAYDQLRRMASGSVIGLPDEMNSLSDIGITGKKYSEDGGKSGQLTIDDDKLKAALRSNFNGVMSLFQQKQVQVADYTLTTTPGTTEYKLPKTGITYGSLPTQLVSGSEQFSFIDGTPGDHQYTVDWNNGIVKFGSDPGALTFSNLYFTYNPKTEYTAGLATRIRFYTTDTTKTGGSLDAITGSSGSIEKELKVVNTDMDNLQRRLEQKRKSYEQRFTAMETALSKIKSQTSALASL is encoded by the coding sequence ATGAGTAATCTTCAGATTAGCGGGCTGGTTTCAGGTATCGATACGAAAGGTATCATTGACAAGCTGATGGCCGTCGAATCACAACCGCTTGTCCAGATGGAGAGACAGAAAAAGATACTGCAATTTCGAAAAGATGCCTTTTTTGAGTTTAAGCTCAAAATGAATTCCTTGCGCGATAAGGCGGAGACCCTGTATCGAAACACCGGTTTTTCGGCCACCACAGGCACTACCAGCGACACGAGTGTGGCCACCGTCAAGACCGGTACAAACGCCGTGGCCGGCACCTACAACCTGGATGTCACGACACTGGCAACAAACGCCCGGATTTCCGGAAAAGAAAGCATGATGGGGGTTCTCGCTGCCACCAATGCGGCGCTGACGGGCAGTTCCGCTGTCGCCGCCGCCGATTCAAGCGTGAAATTCTCCGACTTTGCCGCCAGCAACAGCCTGAGCAATGTGCAAAGCGGTCAATTTACCATCAACGGAGTGTCGATCACGGTTGTCAAGGGCGCCGACACGGTCAACTCGGTGTTGAACAAGATCAACGACTCCAATGCCGGCGTGACAGCCAGCATCAATTCGAGCAATCAGATCGTTCTCACTCAGAAGACGGCCGGCAAGTCGCAGACGATCACGCTGGGCAGCGATTCGAGCGGCTTTTTGGCGGCTACCGGTTTAAACAGCGGCACGGCGAGAACAGGGCAGGATTCACCGGAACTGCGCACCTTGGACAGCATCAACACCGATCCTGACTACGCGGGAACGGGAACCATCTTTACAGGCGGTTTTTTTAAGATCAACGGGTACACCATCAGTTACAGCACATCGGACACGGTCCAGTCGATCTTGAATAAGATCAACAACGGCGCCACCGGTGTAACGGCTTTTTATGACCGGAACAAGGGCCAGATCAGCTTTACCTCCGAACAGACAGGCGCAAATCAACAGATTGTGCTCGATGAGCCCGGCGGCGCCGGCGCTCACGGGAATTTTCTTCACGCCATGCTCGGCGCCGACGCGAGCAAGAACATGGCCGACGGCGCTTTCGACTGGGCGACGGACGCGCCGAACGCCAAAAAAGTCGCCGGCACAGACGCCACCTTCAAGATCAACGGCGCTGACATGAAGAGTTCCAACAACACCGTATCTTTCAACGGGATGGACATCTCCCTGCTGAAACAAGGGGCGACGACGACCATCACCGTAAATCCTGACCTCGACAAGGTTACCCAGAATATTCATGACTTTGTGGACAAATACAACGAAACCGTCGACTATCTGTATAACAAGCTCGGCGAAAAGTCCTACCTGTACCACGCTTCCGGTCAAGATGCGAACACGAACCCGACCGACGATGAATTGAAGACGGGCCTGCTCAAATCACAGAGCATTGTTCGCGACGCCTACGACCAGCTTCGCCGGATGGCTTCCGGCAGTGTCATCGGATTGCCCGACGAGATGAACAGCCTCTCAGACATCGGCATCACCGGCAAGAAGTACAGCGAAGATGGGGGCAAAAGCGGGCAACTGACGATTGACGACGATAAGTTGAAGGCGGCATTGCGATCCAATTTTAACGGCGTCATGTCCCTCTTTCAGCAAAAACAAGTCCAGGTCGCCGATTATACGCTGACAACGACGCCCGGCACGACGGAGTATAAATTGCCGAAGACAGGTATCACCTATGGCTCGCTCCCGACCCAGCTCGTTTCCGGATCGGAACAGTTCTCTTTTATCGACGGAACGCCGGGAGACCACCAGTACACCGTCGATTGGAACAACGGCATCGTCAAATTCGGTTCTGATCCGGGGGCGCTGACCTTCTCCAATCTGTACTTCACCTACAACCCGAAGACGGAGTATACGGCCGGTTTAGCCACCCGGATACGGTTCTATACGACAGATACCACCAAGACCGGCGGTTCGCTCGATGCGATCACCGGCAGCAGCGGCAGTATCGAGAAAGAGTTGAAGGTCGTCAACACGGATATGGATAATCTTCAACGGCGTCTGGAACAGAAGCGCAAATCCTACGAACAGCGGTTTACCGCGATGGAAACGGCCTTGTCCAAGATAAAATCCCAGACATCGGCCCTCGCCTCCCTGTAG
- a CDS encoding motility associated factor glycosyltransferase family protein, whose protein sequence is MQDALGEDLLLEMGRKNNWTLYHRATGRYLHSRFDPVAEAENWVSGHLGEEKPQRIGIYGFGLGYHVYAAARRFPGIPIDVFEIDPRPAGAAKALGLFEGEPSFRLHTGQGAESALGEWLETYDEKDAFWVHRPSLDLIPEARRRVSEILDSMLAIRMAYERFGSLMHQNWEQNQDTLRTQAGFRDFLADMGAHDTVLVAGAGPSLDLVMPFLPEWKKSAFLLAVGSAVGSLREHLCFPDGVVISDPQDFVMNQVIVYEDVVWPALLLLPTIHPRIFREYQGKKYVLAQEGLQYVEDWAKRRGEDTLPTGGSVITLALHVALKMGAKRIVFMGMDFAYTGGKKHAHQSPHMLYDALAKTDNCIMTQTNDGGVASTTRALTKFRRYVESLIRRRNDVDFINTGAGAVIEGARWVPTERVGELLKDDFAR, encoded by the coding sequence GTGCAAGACGCTTTGGGGGAAGACCTGTTGCTCGAAATGGGTCGAAAGAACAATTGGACCCTCTATCATCGCGCAACAGGTCGTTACCTGCATAGCCGCTTTGATCCGGTCGCAGAGGCGGAGAACTGGGTATCCGGTCATCTGGGGGAAGAGAAACCCCAGCGGATCGGGATTTATGGCTTTGGCCTTGGGTATCACGTGTACGCCGCTGCCCGGCGCTTCCCTGGGATTCCCATCGATGTGTTTGAGATTGACCCGCGACCGGCGGGAGCGGCAAAGGCGCTGGGGCTGTTCGAAGGTGAACCGTCCTTTCGCTTGCATACGGGTCAAGGGGCGGAAAGCGCCCTCGGTGAATGGCTCGAGACCTACGATGAAAAAGACGCCTTCTGGGTGCATCGTCCATCGCTGGATCTCATCCCGGAAGCGCGCCGGCGGGTATCAGAGATTTTAGACAGCATGTTGGCGATCCGTATGGCCTACGAGCGATTTGGGAGCCTCATGCATCAAAATTGGGAGCAAAACCAGGACACCTTGCGCACCCAGGCCGGATTCCGCGACTTTCTCGCCGATATGGGAGCACATGACACGGTGCTGGTCGCCGGTGCGGGGCCTTCCCTGGATCTGGTCATGCCCTTTCTGCCGGAATGGAAAAAGAGCGCCTTTCTGCTCGCCGTGGGTTCGGCTGTGGGGTCCTTGCGTGAGCATCTTTGCTTTCCCGACGGCGTCGTCATCAGCGATCCCCAGGATTTCGTCATGAACCAGGTGATTGTCTATGAAGATGTTGTTTGGCCGGCCTTGCTGCTGTTGCCGACCATTCATCCGCGAATCTTTCGGGAGTATCAAGGCAAGAAGTATGTCCTAGCCCAGGAAGGGTTGCAATATGTCGAAGATTGGGCGAAAAGGCGGGGAGAGGACACCCTGCCAACGGGTGGCTCTGTCATCACCCTGGCCTTACATGTGGCTCTGAAAATGGGGGCGAAACGAATCGTTTTCATGGGAATGGATTTTGCCTATACGGGGGGCAAAAAACATGCCCATCAGTCCCCCCATATGCTATACGACGCTTTAGCGAAAACGGACAACTGCATAATGACACAGACAAATGACGGAGGCGTCGCGTCGACAACACGGGCGCTCACTAAGTTTCGCCGCTATGTGGAATCACTCATTCGGCGCCGTAACGATGTGGATTTTATCAATACCGGCGCCGGCGCTGTGATCGAAGGCGCGAGGTGGGTTCCGACGGAACGGGTGGGCGAATTGCTGAAGGATGATTTCGCCAGATAA
- a CDS encoding PfkB family carbohydrate kinase has translation MVEPTGNRKRQKIVDKSHFGAICERLRDEGKKVVLCHGVFDLLHPGHIIHLDQAASLGDVLVVSVTSAPYVNKGPGRPYFSDEHRMTSLAALECVDFVVLSEQATALEIIEIVRPDVYVKGKEYAEAKNDVTANIDKEIEQTRRCGGDVHYTEGDVFSSTRLLNRHFDVLPPGVREFAEELTGRIRFDEVRRFVEAMASLKVLVVGDIIIDEYVMCQTMGLTSKDRAISVRYDGENRFLGGSLAIARHLAGFSQNVTATGILGGESHIHTLMLNELSREMYLDLVFDADYRTIVKRRYVERHGIRNEYEKMFSINYFPDERTADGEKRERYLEKLRRTVADYDLVVLCDFGHGAIDQQVMEIVQEKARFLAVNCQTNSANYGMNLITKYKKADTFTIDERELRLAMADPRGAEGALLTRLSQQLGARQGWVTLGSKGSVAVDREERRFVHPALTLTVLDTVGAGDAFYALSSMSAYLEAPVEIGSLLGNIAGSIASNYLGNSQSVRKGDLLKFVSTVLNI, from the coding sequence TTGGTAGAACCGACGGGGAACCGGAAACGGCAGAAAATCGTAGATAAATCACACTTCGGCGCCATATGCGAACGGCTGCGTGACGAAGGAAAGAAAGTGGTCCTTTGCCACGGTGTCTTTGATCTGCTTCATCCCGGCCATATCATTCATCTCGATCAAGCGGCGTCGCTGGGCGATGTGCTGGTTGTCTCTGTCACATCGGCGCCCTATGTCAACAAGGGGCCTGGACGCCCCTATTTTTCGGACGAGCATCGGATGACCTCCCTGGCTGCGTTGGAATGCGTCGATTTTGTGGTGCTCTCGGAACAGGCGACAGCGCTGGAGATCATCGAGATCGTTCGTCCCGACGTGTATGTGAAGGGCAAGGAGTACGCCGAGGCGAAGAATGATGTGACGGCCAACATCGATAAAGAGATCGAGCAAACGCGTCGCTGTGGCGGCGATGTCCATTACACGGAAGGCGACGTGTTCAGTTCCACACGGTTGCTGAACCGTCATTTTGATGTCCTCCCGCCGGGTGTGCGGGAGTTTGCGGAAGAACTGACGGGCAGGATCCGCTTTGACGAGGTGCGTCGTTTTGTCGAGGCCATGGCTTCGCTAAAGGTGTTGGTTGTCGGCGATATCATCATCGATGAGTATGTGATGTGCCAGACGATGGGCTTGACCTCGAAGGACCGGGCCATTTCGGTGCGCTATGACGGCGAGAACCGCTTCCTGGGGGGGAGTTTGGCCATCGCCAGGCACCTGGCCGGTTTTTCCCAGAATGTGACCGCCACAGGGATCCTGGGTGGGGAGTCTCACATCCATACGCTCATGCTCAATGAGTTGAGCCGCGAGATGTATCTGGACCTGGTCTTTGACGCCGATTACCGCACCATCGTCAAGCGGCGCTATGTGGAGCGCCACGGCATCCGCAACGAGTATGAGAAGATGTTCTCCATCAATTACTTCCCCGACGAAAGGACAGCCGACGGAGAGAAGCGGGAGCGCTATCTGGAAAAACTGCGTCGCACCGTCGCCGATTACGATCTGGTCGTTCTCTGTGATTTCGGGCACGGCGCCATTGACCAGCAGGTGATGGAGATTGTTCAGGAGAAGGCGCGCTTTTTGGCCGTCAACTGCCAAACCAATTCGGCCAACTACGGGATGAACCTGATCACGAAATATAAAAAAGCCGACACCTTCACGATCGATGAACGGGAACTGCGCCTGGCCATGGCCGATCCCCGCGGCGCCGAAGGCGCCTTGCTCACCCGGCTGAGTCAACAACTGGGCGCCCGCCAGGGATGGGTGACCTTGGGCTCGAAAGGCTCCGTCGCCGTTGATCGCGAGGAGCGCCGCTTTGTCCATCCGGCCCTCACCTTGACCGTCCTCGACACCGTTGGCGCCGGCGACGCCTTTTATGCATTGAGCAGCATGTCTGCCTACCTGGAAGCTCCCGTTGAGATCGGGTCCCTGTTGGGCAACATCGCAGGATCGATCGCCTCCAACTACCTGGGCAATTCCCAATCCGTTCGCAAGGGCGATCTGCTCAAGTTTGTTTCTACCGTATTGAACATCTAA
- the fliS gene encoding flagellar export chaperone FliS has translation MFTGTPHQQNAALNQYRNTAVQTAAPEKLLLMLYDGAIRFLHQAIKYIDEKKPNEAHQNIVKAQNIIVELTVTLNMDYPISQNLRSLYDFFFQHLVQANVKKDTKMIMDIIKLLSELRDTWEEAARIAKTQSSSGGGA, from the coding sequence ATGTTTACTGGCACTCCGCACCAGCAGAATGCAGCCCTGAACCAGTACCGGAACACGGCTGTGCAGACGGCGGCCCCGGAAAAGCTTTTGCTTATGTTATACGACGGGGCCATTCGCTTTCTTCATCAGGCGATCAAGTACATTGACGAGAAAAAGCCGAATGAAGCGCATCAGAATATCGTTAAGGCTCAGAATATCATCGTCGAACTGACGGTTACCCTGAACATGGACTATCCGATTTCCCAAAACCTGCGGAGCCTCTATGATTTCTTTTTTCAGCATCTGGTTCAGGCCAATGTCAAAAAAGACACGAAAATGATTATGGATATCATCAAGCTGCTTTCCGAACTGAGAGATACCTGGGAGGAGGCGGCGCGCATCGCCAAGACCCAGTCATCCTCTGGTGGTGGGGCATGA
- the gmd gene encoding GDP-mannose 4,6-dehydratase: MSKVALITGITGQDGAYLAEFLLSKGYIVHGIKRRASSFNTERIDHLYQDRHSSNVRFTLHYGDLTDSTNIIRIIQDVQPDEIYNLAAQSHVQVSFETPEYTANSDAIGTLRLLEALRILGLEKKTRFYQASTSELFGKVQEIPQRETTPFYPRSPYGVAKMYAYWITVNYREAYGIYGCNGILFNHESPIRGETFVTRKITRAAARIHMGLQEKLFLGNLDAKRDWGFAGDFVQAMWLMLQQEQPDDYVIATGETHSVREFTELAFAHVGIPLRWSGQGVDEKGIHGETGKVLVEVDRRYFRPTEVDILLGDPSKARNELKWQPTVTFPELVTLMMTEDLKRVQRDVLCQNHGFDVKHNDE; encoded by the coding sequence ATGAGTAAAGTTGCATTGATCACAGGGATTACCGGTCAAGACGGCGCCTATCTGGCGGAGTTTTTATTAAGCAAGGGATACATCGTCCACGGTATCAAGCGGAGGGCATCGTCCTTTAACACGGAGCGCATCGATCACCTCTACCAGGATCGCCACAGTTCCAATGTCCGCTTTACCCTGCATTACGGGGATCTGACGGATTCGACGAATATCATCCGGATCATCCAAGATGTCCAGCCCGACGAGATCTACAACCTGGCTGCCCAGAGCCATGTGCAAGTGTCCTTTGAAACGCCGGAATACACGGCCAATTCTGACGCGATTGGGACCCTGCGGCTGTTGGAGGCCTTGCGCATCCTGGGGCTGGAGAAAAAGACGCGCTTCTATCAAGCGTCGACGAGCGAACTCTTTGGGAAGGTGCAGGAGATCCCCCAGCGGGAGACGACACCCTTCTATCCGAGAAGCCCTTACGGGGTGGCCAAGATGTACGCCTACTGGATCACCGTCAATTACCGGGAAGCTTACGGCATCTATGGCTGCAACGGAATCCTGTTCAATCACGAGTCGCCCATTCGCGGCGAGACCTTTGTGACGCGAAAGATCACCCGCGCTGCCGCCCGGATTCACATGGGGCTGCAAGAAAAACTGTTCTTGGGCAACCTGGACGCCAAACGGGATTGGGGCTTTGCAGGCGATTTCGTCCAAGCCATGTGGCTCATGTTGCAACAGGAACAGCCGGACGATTACGTGATCGCCACCGGCGAAACCCATAGCGTGCGCGAGTTTACCGAACTTGCCTTCGCCCATGTCGGCATTCCCCTCCGGTGGTCGGGCCAAGGGGTCGATGAAAAGGGCATCCATGGGGAGACGGGGAAGGTGCTCGTTGAGGTGGACCGCCGCTACTTCCGTCCCACCGAGGTGGACATCCTGCTGGGTGACCCTTCCAAGGCTCGAAACGAGCTGAAGTGGCAACCGACCGTGACCTTCCCGGAGTTGGTCACGCTGATGATGACAGAAGACCTCAAGCGGGTGCAACGGGATGTGCTTTGCCAAAACCACGGTTTTGACGTCAAGCACAACGACGAATAA
- a CDS encoding GDP-L-fucose synthase family protein, translated as MTGFFANRRVLVTGGAGFLGSYVVDGLHTRGCQAIFVPRSKDYDLTQLEDIKRLYEECKPDIVIHLAAVVGGIEANRKNPGKFFYDNLIMGVQLMEWGRVYGVEKFVAVGTVCAYPKFCPPPFHEDDLWNGYPEETNAPYGLAKKMMLVQSQAYRQQYGFNSIFLLPVNLYGPRDNFDYETSHVIPALIRKFIEAKAAGTQEVVFWGDGTPTREFLFVEDAAEGILLATEHYNESLPVNLGTGSEIAIRELAELIAGIVDYRGDILWDTSRPNGQPRRMLDTSRAKEKFGYQARVSLEEGLRETIRWYLENRQNR; from the coding sequence ATGACAGGGTTCTTTGCGAATCGCAGGGTGCTGGTGACCGGCGGCGCCGGTTTTCTCGGTTCCTATGTGGTCGACGGCTTACATACGCGCGGGTGCCAAGCGATCTTTGTTCCCCGCAGCAAGGACTATGACCTGACTCAACTGGAGGATATCAAAAGGCTCTACGAGGAATGCAAACCCGACATCGTCATCCATCTGGCCGCTGTCGTCGGGGGGATCGAAGCGAACCGCAAAAACCCCGGCAAGTTTTTTTACGACAACCTGATCATGGGCGTTCAATTGATGGAGTGGGGACGGGTTTACGGGGTAGAAAAGTTTGTCGCCGTCGGCACGGTCTGCGCCTATCCCAAGTTCTGCCCCCCGCCTTTTCATGAAGACGATCTATGGAACGGGTACCCCGAGGAGACGAACGCGCCCTACGGTCTGGCGAAAAAGATGATGCTGGTGCAGAGCCAGGCCTATCGCCAGCAATACGGTTTCAACTCTATTTTTTTGTTGCCTGTCAACCTGTACGGGCCGCGGGATAACTTTGACTATGAGACATCCCATGTCATCCCGGCGCTGATCCGGAAGTTTATCGAGGCCAAGGCTGCGGGAACGCAGGAAGTGGTGTTCTGGGGCGACGGCACACCGACGCGCGAGTTCTTATTTGTGGAAGATGCCGCGGAGGGGATCTTGCTGGCGACGGAGCACTACAACGAATCGTTGCCCGTTAACCTGGGAACAGGCAGCGAGATCGCGATCCGGGAACTGGCCGAGTTGATCGCCGGGATCGTCGATTACCGGGGCGACATCCTCTGGGACACGAGCCGACCGAACGGTCAGCCGCGGAGAATGTTGGATACGTCGCGGGCGAAGGAGAAATTCGGATATCAAGCTCGTGTGTCCCTTGAGGAGGGCTTGCGCGAAACGATCCGCTGGTATCTGGAGAATCGACAGAATCGATAG
- a CDS encoding UDP-N-acetylglucosamine 4,6-dehydratase family protein: MNESYLKNKIVLVIGVTGSLGRVLLPKILAHSPKAVRLFSRDEAKLFELQQEYGPRSDLRHFIGDVRDAERVRRAAEGAQVVFHLASLKHVPLCEYNPYEAVKTNVVGTQNVIEAALANGVERVVYTSSDKAVSPTNTMGATKLLAERLISSAVQWRGTRKTIFSAVRFGNVLNSRGSVIEVFKKQIRKGGPVTVTDPEMTRFMMTLSQAADLTVRAGELARGGEVFVLKMPVIRLGDLVETMVENYAPLVNRKPSDIAIDYIGLRPGEKRFEELMTHDESVIARELPDMFLIPGWSGDVKQEADKAIISSSALLEPISKEEVYRLLHGEGIFQLDN, from the coding sequence ATGAACGAAAGCTACCTAAAAAATAAAATCGTTCTCGTGATCGGCGTCACCGGTTCTCTGGGCAGGGTGCTGCTTCCCAAAATTCTCGCCCATTCACCCAAAGCGGTGCGTCTCTTTAGCCGTGATGAGGCAAAACTCTTTGAGCTTCAGCAGGAATATGGTCCGCGCAGCGACCTGCGCCATTTTATCGGCGATGTCCGTGACGCCGAACGGGTCAGGCGGGCCGCCGAGGGCGCCCAGGTCGTTTTCCACCTGGCCAGTCTGAAGCATGTCCCCCTTTGCGAGTACAACCCCTATGAGGCGGTGAAGACGAATGTCGTCGGCACGCAGAATGTGATTGAAGCGGCATTGGCCAACGGTGTGGAGCGGGTCGTCTATACCAGCTCTGACAAGGCTGTCAGTCCGACCAACACGATGGGGGCCACCAAGCTCCTGGCGGAGCGGCTCATCTCTTCGGCGGTGCAGTGGCGGGGAACGCGCAAGACGATTTTCTCGGCGGTCCGTTTCGGCAATGTGCTCAACAGCCGGGGGAGCGTGATCGAGGTCTTCAAAAAGCAGATCCGCAAAGGCGGACCGGTGACAGTCACCGATCCGGAGATGACGCGATTTATGATGACCTTGTCCCAAGCGGCCGATCTGACCGTGCGCGCCGGCGAGTTGGCCCGAGGCGGAGAGGTTTTCGTTTTGAAGATGCCTGTCATCCGCCTCGGCGACTTGGTGGAGACCATGGTGGAGAACTACGCCCCCTTGGTGAATCGAAAGCCGAGCGACATCGCGATCGATTATATCGGACTTCGCCCCGGCGAAAAGCGTTTTGAAGAATTGATGACCCACGATGAGAGCGTGATCGCCCGGGAATTGCCGGATATGTTTCTCATTCCGGGCTGGAGCGGAGATGTGAAACAGGAAGCAGATAAAGCGATTATTTCCAGCTCAGCGCTGCTTGAACCCATCTCCAAGGAAGAGGTCTATCGTCTCTTGCATGGCGAGGGCATCTTCCAACTGGACAACTAG